A genomic segment from Tachysurus fulvidraco isolate hzauxx_2018 chromosome 21, HZAU_PFXX_2.0, whole genome shotgun sequence encodes:
- the alg13 gene encoding putative bifunctional UDP-N-acetylglucosamine transferase and deubiquitinase ALG13 isoform X5, translating to MQKALKKYFVNMDEYLASLGLYRKMMARDASCLFRAVSEQNYHHKVRKDCVNFMRANKCTFEPFVEGSFEKYLERLDDPKETVGQVEIKALSLLYRRHFIIYRYPGKSPTEIGEEDYFSKILLCCSNNGHYDIVYPRTYPVNAAICQSLLYEMLYTHVLGIEEEDLHIALDVFRGGGGRRYRNSLSGCSEDAGYDPLEDSAPREEWELGGHNRSEEKAKVGTEDQKPTDGSVRLALPYKVLKALETELYRNVEFDVWHDSRKELQKTDYMVFAGRQYFLGDKCQVRLDPKGKYYNAFIQEVGTHSSAVTVFIEELGEKHLVSLTNLKPVNPVPAWNITPSRKSNSYSNAEQFPGELDPDSCVRRRFLKKSRGKEMLMTMSYGRPQAGLPPRLQPCPGNLGPLRSPGVHSPAPPQASVAYEHYRPHSPRPPRGYSPSRSSARFLNRHHFIGPEVAYYASPSKRCYQSFDNYSFKSRRSRRQMQSVNKECQFSFVPESGEEAQDLEESITFYEMEEADENSFTPIAGQAVNGTMVPGPSTYWVPRGPSPVPPGKPPITSSEEDPDDRSTTAGHGEYSEEYIFAAADAGFQRPTVYTAESSANLTIQEGGSRAGSPQEGVATYSYSQQVVVKSAVISSSQPINSAPAAIFTSNSSPSSTVSSQSSPNHLQASNITPGQPPPLHMLGRPACPWFVNEMGEPVTVAPPPPYSYDPNGNDLPRDCKVLQYFFNLGVQAYQQTYWHSMVQFHQVYPQPPGEPQFHPYPGPGASANPDHTVPHPYPDSARSCPPPQGETPSNGQHLIASATMTVESPTVVAPGTTYLPLVQEQCQPSLHPSYEPYMPVLSTTYHYLAPWTSGTIPNPRFHHNPYCPSTHTHVNYITTPTPTAHFVTPAQFVPPSM from the exons ATGCAGAAAGCGTTGAAGAAGTATTTCGTGAACATGGACGAGTACCTAGCCAGTCTCGGTTTGTACCGGAAAATGATGGCTCGGGACGCGTCGTGTTTATTCCGAGCTGTTTCTGAGCAG aattacCATCATAAAGTAAGAAAAGACTGCGTCAACTTCATGAGGGCTAATAAATGCACCTTCGAGCCT TTTGTTGAAGGGTCTTTTGAGAAGTATTTGGAGCGTTTGGACGACCCGAAG gaGACTGTGGGGCAAGTGGAGATTAAGGCTTTGTCTCTGCTATACAG GCGGCACTTCATTATTTACAGATACCCTGGGAAGTCACCAACTGAGATTGGAGAGGAGGATTATTTTTCTAAG ATTTTGCTCTGTTGCTCAAATAATGGCCATTATGATATTGTGTACCCAAGGACGTACCCAGTGAATGCCGCAATATGCCAGT CCCTTCTATATGAGATGTTGTACACACATGTTCTGGGCATTGAAGAGGAAGATCTCCATATTGCACTGGATGTGTTCagagggggaggagggaggCGCTACCGAAACAGCCTCTCTGGGTGCAGTGAGGATGCTGGTTATGATCCCCTTGAGGACAGTGCTCCCAg AGAGGAATGGGAGCTAGGTGGTCACAACAGGTCTGAGGAAAAAGCGAAAGTTGGAACTGAAGACCAAAAG CCTACAGATGGCTCTGTAAGGCTTGCTCTTCCATACAAGGTACTGAAGGCCTTAGAGACAGAGTTGTACCGCAATGTGGAGTTTGATGTGTGGCATGACAGCCGCAAAG AACTCCAGAAGACTGATTATATGGTGTTTGCTGGTCGACAGTATTTCTTAGGGGACAAGTGTCAg GTACGTTTGGATCCAAAAGGCAAGTACTACAATGCTTTCATCCAAGAAGTAGGGACTCATTCCAGTGCTGTGACAGTGTTTATTGAAGAGCTGGGGGAAAA ACACTTGGTGTCCTTGACTAATCTGAAACCAGTGAATCCTGTCCCAGCATGGAACATTACACCAAGTAGAAAGAGCAATTCTTATAGCAATGCTGAACAATTTCCAGGAGAACTAG ACCCAGATTCGTGTGTGAGACGCAGATTTCTCAAGAAGTCTCGGGGTAAAGAAATGTTGATGACCATGTCATATGGCCGCCCTCAGGCTGGCCTTCCCCCACGTCTACAGCCTTGTCCAGGGAACCTGGGGCCTTTGCGCAGTCCTGGAGTACACAGCCCTGCTCCGCCCCAAGCAAGTGTGGCCTATGAGCACTATCGACCACACTCCCCAAGACCACCACGTGGATACAGTCCATCCAG AAGCTCGGCACGTTTCCTGAATAGACACCATTTTATTGGACCTGAGGTGGCCTACTATGCCAGCCCTAGTAAACGCTGTTACCAGAGTTTTGACAATTATTCATTCAAGTCACG CAGAAGCAGGCGTCAGATGCAATCTGTAAACAAGGAGTGTCAGTTTAGCTTTGTGCCTGAGTCAGGAGAGGAAGCCCAGGACTTGGAGGAGAGCATCACATTCTATGAGATGGAGGAGGCTGATGAGAATTCTTTCACTCCTATTGCT GGACAAGCTGTGAATGGCACCATGGTTCCTGGCCCTTCTACTTACTGGGTGCCAAGAGGCCCAAGCCCTGTTCCACCAGGCAAACCGCCCATAACCTCATCTGAGGAGGATCCTGATGACAGAAGCACCACTGCAGGGCATG GAGAATACTCGGAGGAGTATATCTTTGCTGCTGCTG ATGCAGGATTTCAGCGTCCAACTGTTTACACTGCTGAGTCTAGTGCCAACCTG ACCATTCAAGAGGGTGGATCACGTGCTGGATCACCACAAGAGGGCGTTGCGACCTATAGCTACTCTCAACAG GTAGTGGTGAAATCGGCAGTCATTTCTTCCTCTCAGCCCATCAACTCTGCCCCAGCTGCTATTTTTACCTCCAACTCCTCTCCGTCCTCAACTGTGAGCTCTCAGAGCTCTCCAAATCACCTGCAGGCTTCGAACATCACCCCAGGACAACCACCACCTTTACACATGCTGGGCAGGCCAG CATGTCCCTGGTTTGTGAATGAAATGGGAGAACCTGTCACTGTGGCCCCACCCCCACCTTACTCTTATGACCCCAATGGCAATGACCTACCTAGAG attgCAAGGTGCTCCAGTACTTTTTCAACTTGGGTGTGCAG GCTTATCAGCAGACCTATTGGCACTCCATGGTGCAATTTCATCAGGTGTACCCACAGCCACCTGGGGAGCCTCAGTTTCACCCTTACCCAGGTCCAGGAGCCTCTGCAAACCCTGACCACACAGTGCCCCACCCATACCCAGATTCTGCCCGTTCATGCCCACCCCCTCAGGGTGAGACACCCAGCAATGGTCAGCACCTCATTGCTA GTGCCACTATGACTGTGGAGTCCCCCACTGTGGTAGCACCAGGCACTACATATTTACCACTGGTTCAAGAGCAGTGCCAGCCATCCCTGCATCCATCCTATGAGCCATATATGCCTGTGCTTTCCACCACCTACCACTACCTTGCACCCTGGACTTCTGGGACCATTCCGAATCCACGCTTTCACCACAACCCATATTGTCCCTCTACCCACACTCATGTGAACTACATCACTACCCCTACCCCCACTGCACACTTTGTAACCCCTGCACAGTTTGTGCCACCTAGTATGTAA
- the alg13 gene encoding putative bifunctional UDP-N-acetylglucosamine transferase and deubiquitinase ALG13 isoform X10, whose amino-acid sequence MQKALKKYFVNMDEYLASLGLYRKMMARDASCLFRAVSEQLYFSQNYHHKVRKDCVNFMRANKCTFEPFVEGSFEKYLERLDDPKETVGQVEIKALSLLYRRHFIIYRYPGKSPTEIGEEDYFSKILLCCSNNGHYDIVYPRTYPVNAAICQSLLYEMLYTHVLGIEEEDLHIALDVFRGGGGRRYRNSLSGCSEDAGYDPLEDSAPREEWELGGHNRSEEKAKVGTEDQKPTDGSVRLALPYKVLKALETELYRNVEFDVWHDSRKELQKTDYMVFAGRQYFLGDKCQVRLDPKGKYYNAFIQEVGTHSSAVTVFIEELGEKHLVSLTNLKPVNPVPAWNITPSRKSNSYSNAEQFPGELDPDSCVRRRFLKKSRGKEMLMTMSYGRPQAGLPPRLQPCPGNLGPLRSPGVHSPAPPQASVAYEHYRPHSPRPPRGYSPSRSSARFLNRHHFIGPEVAYYASPSKRCYQSFDNYSFKSRRSRRQMQSVNKECQFSFVPESGEEAQDLEESITFYEMEEADENSFTPIAGQAVNGTMVPGPSTYWVPRGPSPVPPGKPPITSSEEDPDDRSTTAGHGEYSEEYIFAAADAGFQRPTVYTAESSANLTIQEGGSRAGSPQEGVATYSYSQQVVVKSAVISSSQPINSAPAAIFTSNSSPSSTVSSQSSPNHLQASNITPGQPPPLHMLGRPACPWFVNEMGEPVTVAPPPPYSYDPNGNDLPRDCKVLQYFFNLGVQAYQQTYWHSMVQFHQVYPQPPGEPQFHPYPGPGASANPDHTVPHPYPDSARSCPPPQGATMTVESPTVVAPGTTYLPLVQEQCQPSLHPSYEPYMPVLSTTYHYLAPWTSGTIPNPRFHHNPYCPSTHTHVNYITTPTPTAHFVTPAQFVPPSM is encoded by the exons ATGCAGAAAGCGTTGAAGAAGTATTTCGTGAACATGGACGAGTACCTAGCCAGTCTCGGTTTGTACCGGAAAATGATGGCTCGGGACGCGTCGTGTTTATTCCGAGCTGTTTCTGAGCAG ctttatttctctcagaattacCATCATAAAGTAAGAAAAGACTGCGTCAACTTCATGAGGGCTAATAAATGCACCTTCGAGCCT TTTGTTGAAGGGTCTTTTGAGAAGTATTTGGAGCGTTTGGACGACCCGAAG gaGACTGTGGGGCAAGTGGAGATTAAGGCTTTGTCTCTGCTATACAG GCGGCACTTCATTATTTACAGATACCCTGGGAAGTCACCAACTGAGATTGGAGAGGAGGATTATTTTTCTAAG ATTTTGCTCTGTTGCTCAAATAATGGCCATTATGATATTGTGTACCCAAGGACGTACCCAGTGAATGCCGCAATATGCCAGT CCCTTCTATATGAGATGTTGTACACACATGTTCTGGGCATTGAAGAGGAAGATCTCCATATTGCACTGGATGTGTTCagagggggaggagggaggCGCTACCGAAACAGCCTCTCTGGGTGCAGTGAGGATGCTGGTTATGATCCCCTTGAGGACAGTGCTCCCAg AGAGGAATGGGAGCTAGGTGGTCACAACAGGTCTGAGGAAAAAGCGAAAGTTGGAACTGAAGACCAAAAG CCTACAGATGGCTCTGTAAGGCTTGCTCTTCCATACAAGGTACTGAAGGCCTTAGAGACAGAGTTGTACCGCAATGTGGAGTTTGATGTGTGGCATGACAGCCGCAAAG AACTCCAGAAGACTGATTATATGGTGTTTGCTGGTCGACAGTATTTCTTAGGGGACAAGTGTCAg GTACGTTTGGATCCAAAAGGCAAGTACTACAATGCTTTCATCCAAGAAGTAGGGACTCATTCCAGTGCTGTGACAGTGTTTATTGAAGAGCTGGGGGAAAA ACACTTGGTGTCCTTGACTAATCTGAAACCAGTGAATCCTGTCCCAGCATGGAACATTACACCAAGTAGAAAGAGCAATTCTTATAGCAATGCTGAACAATTTCCAGGAGAACTAG ACCCAGATTCGTGTGTGAGACGCAGATTTCTCAAGAAGTCTCGGGGTAAAGAAATGTTGATGACCATGTCATATGGCCGCCCTCAGGCTGGCCTTCCCCCACGTCTACAGCCTTGTCCAGGGAACCTGGGGCCTTTGCGCAGTCCTGGAGTACACAGCCCTGCTCCGCCCCAAGCAAGTGTGGCCTATGAGCACTATCGACCACACTCCCCAAGACCACCACGTGGATACAGTCCATCCAG AAGCTCGGCACGTTTCCTGAATAGACACCATTTTATTGGACCTGAGGTGGCCTACTATGCCAGCCCTAGTAAACGCTGTTACCAGAGTTTTGACAATTATTCATTCAAGTCACG CAGAAGCAGGCGTCAGATGCAATCTGTAAACAAGGAGTGTCAGTTTAGCTTTGTGCCTGAGTCAGGAGAGGAAGCCCAGGACTTGGAGGAGAGCATCACATTCTATGAGATGGAGGAGGCTGATGAGAATTCTTTCACTCCTATTGCT GGACAAGCTGTGAATGGCACCATGGTTCCTGGCCCTTCTACTTACTGGGTGCCAAGAGGCCCAAGCCCTGTTCCACCAGGCAAACCGCCCATAACCTCATCTGAGGAGGATCCTGATGACAGAAGCACCACTGCAGGGCATG GAGAATACTCGGAGGAGTATATCTTTGCTGCTGCTG ATGCAGGATTTCAGCGTCCAACTGTTTACACTGCTGAGTCTAGTGCCAACCTG ACCATTCAAGAGGGTGGATCACGTGCTGGATCACCACAAGAGGGCGTTGCGACCTATAGCTACTCTCAACAG GTAGTGGTGAAATCGGCAGTCATTTCTTCCTCTCAGCCCATCAACTCTGCCCCAGCTGCTATTTTTACCTCCAACTCCTCTCCGTCCTCAACTGTGAGCTCTCAGAGCTCTCCAAATCACCTGCAGGCTTCGAACATCACCCCAGGACAACCACCACCTTTACACATGCTGGGCAGGCCAG CATGTCCCTGGTTTGTGAATGAAATGGGAGAACCTGTCACTGTGGCCCCACCCCCACCTTACTCTTATGACCCCAATGGCAATGACCTACCTAGAG attgCAAGGTGCTCCAGTACTTTTTCAACTTGGGTGTGCAG GCTTATCAGCAGACCTATTGGCACTCCATGGTGCAATTTCATCAGGTGTACCCACAGCCACCTGGGGAGCCTCAGTTTCACCCTTACCCAGGTCCAGGAGCCTCTGCAAACCCTGACCACACAGTGCCCCACCCATACCCAGATTCTGCCCGTTCATGCCCACCCCCTCAGG GTGCCACTATGACTGTGGAGTCCCCCACTGTGGTAGCACCAGGCACTACATATTTACCACTGGTTCAAGAGCAGTGCCAGCCATCCCTGCATCCATCCTATGAGCCATATATGCCTGTGCTTTCCACCACCTACCACTACCTTGCACCCTGGACTTCTGGGACCATTCCGAATCCACGCTTTCACCACAACCCATATTGTCCCTCTACCCACACTCATGTGAACTACATCACTACCCCTACCCCCACTGCACACTTTGTAACCCCTGCACAGTTTGTGCCACCTAGTATGTAA
- the alg13 gene encoding putative bifunctional UDP-N-acetylglucosamine transferase and deubiquitinase ALG13 isoform X4 — protein sequence MQKALKKYFVNMDEYLASLGLYRKMMARDASCLFRAVSEQLYFSQNYHHKVRKDCVNFMRANKCTFEPFVEGSFEKYLERLDDPKETVGQVEIKALSLLYRRHFIIYRYPGKSPTEIGEEDYFSKILLCCSNNGHYDIVYPRTYPVNAAICQSLLYEMLYTHVLGIEEEDLHIALDVFRGGGGRRYRNSLSGCSEDAGYDPLEDSAPREEWELGGHNRSEEKAKVGTEDQKPTDGSVRLALPYKVLKALETELYRNVEFDVWHDSRKELQKTDYMVFAGRQYFLGDKCQVRLDPKGKYYNAFIQEVGTHSSAVTVFIEELGEKHLVSLTNLKPVNPVPAWNITPSRKSNSYSNAEQFPGELDPDSCVRRRFLKKSRGKEMLMTMSYGRPQAGLPPRLQPCPGNLGPLRSPGVHSPAPPQASVAYEHYRPHSPRPPRGYSPSSSARFLNRHHFIGPEVAYYASPSKRCYQSFDNYSFKSRSRRQMQSVNKECQFSFVPESGEEAQDLEESITFYEMEEADENSFTPIAGQAVNGTMVPGPSTYWVPRGPSPVPPGKPPITSSEEDPDDRSTTAGHGEYSEEYIFAAADAGFQRPTVYTAESSANLTIQEGGSRAGSPQEGVATYSYSQQVVVKSAVISSSQPINSAPAAIFTSNSSPSSTVSSQSSPNHLQASNITPGQPPPLHMLGRPACPWFVNEMGEPVTVAPPPPYSYDPNGNDLPRDCKVLQYFFNLGVQAYQQTYWHSMVQFHQVYPQPPGEPQFHPYPGPGASANPDHTVPHPYPDSARSCPPPQGETPSNGQHLIASATMTVESPTVVAPGTTYLPLVQEQCQPSLHPSYEPYMPVLSTTYHYLAPWTSGTIPNPRFHHNPYCPSTHTHVNYITTPTPTAHFVTPAQFVPPSM from the exons ATGCAGAAAGCGTTGAAGAAGTATTTCGTGAACATGGACGAGTACCTAGCCAGTCTCGGTTTGTACCGGAAAATGATGGCTCGGGACGCGTCGTGTTTATTCCGAGCTGTTTCTGAGCAG ctttatttctctcagaattacCATCATAAAGTAAGAAAAGACTGCGTCAACTTCATGAGGGCTAATAAATGCACCTTCGAGCCT TTTGTTGAAGGGTCTTTTGAGAAGTATTTGGAGCGTTTGGACGACCCGAAG gaGACTGTGGGGCAAGTGGAGATTAAGGCTTTGTCTCTGCTATACAG GCGGCACTTCATTATTTACAGATACCCTGGGAAGTCACCAACTGAGATTGGAGAGGAGGATTATTTTTCTAAG ATTTTGCTCTGTTGCTCAAATAATGGCCATTATGATATTGTGTACCCAAGGACGTACCCAGTGAATGCCGCAATATGCCAGT CCCTTCTATATGAGATGTTGTACACACATGTTCTGGGCATTGAAGAGGAAGATCTCCATATTGCACTGGATGTGTTCagagggggaggagggaggCGCTACCGAAACAGCCTCTCTGGGTGCAGTGAGGATGCTGGTTATGATCCCCTTGAGGACAGTGCTCCCAg AGAGGAATGGGAGCTAGGTGGTCACAACAGGTCTGAGGAAAAAGCGAAAGTTGGAACTGAAGACCAAAAG CCTACAGATGGCTCTGTAAGGCTTGCTCTTCCATACAAGGTACTGAAGGCCTTAGAGACAGAGTTGTACCGCAATGTGGAGTTTGATGTGTGGCATGACAGCCGCAAAG AACTCCAGAAGACTGATTATATGGTGTTTGCTGGTCGACAGTATTTCTTAGGGGACAAGTGTCAg GTACGTTTGGATCCAAAAGGCAAGTACTACAATGCTTTCATCCAAGAAGTAGGGACTCATTCCAGTGCTGTGACAGTGTTTATTGAAGAGCTGGGGGAAAA ACACTTGGTGTCCTTGACTAATCTGAAACCAGTGAATCCTGTCCCAGCATGGAACATTACACCAAGTAGAAAGAGCAATTCTTATAGCAATGCTGAACAATTTCCAGGAGAACTAG ACCCAGATTCGTGTGTGAGACGCAGATTTCTCAAGAAGTCTCGGGGTAAAGAAATGTTGATGACCATGTCATATGGCCGCCCTCAGGCTGGCCTTCCCCCACGTCTACAGCCTTGTCCAGGGAACCTGGGGCCTTTGCGCAGTCCTGGAGTACACAGCCCTGCTCCGCCCCAAGCAAGTGTGGCCTATGAGCACTATCGACCACACTCCCCAAGACCACCACGTGGATACAGTCCATCCAG CTCGGCACGTTTCCTGAATAGACACCATTTTATTGGACCTGAGGTGGCCTACTATGCCAGCCCTAGTAAACGCTGTTACCAGAGTTTTGACAATTATTCATTCAAGTCACG AAGCAGGCGTCAGATGCAATCTGTAAACAAGGAGTGTCAGTTTAGCTTTGTGCCTGAGTCAGGAGAGGAAGCCCAGGACTTGGAGGAGAGCATCACATTCTATGAGATGGAGGAGGCTGATGAGAATTCTTTCACTCCTATTGCT GGACAAGCTGTGAATGGCACCATGGTTCCTGGCCCTTCTACTTACTGGGTGCCAAGAGGCCCAAGCCCTGTTCCACCAGGCAAACCGCCCATAACCTCATCTGAGGAGGATCCTGATGACAGAAGCACCACTGCAGGGCATG GAGAATACTCGGAGGAGTATATCTTTGCTGCTGCTG ATGCAGGATTTCAGCGTCCAACTGTTTACACTGCTGAGTCTAGTGCCAACCTG ACCATTCAAGAGGGTGGATCACGTGCTGGATCACCACAAGAGGGCGTTGCGACCTATAGCTACTCTCAACAG GTAGTGGTGAAATCGGCAGTCATTTCTTCCTCTCAGCCCATCAACTCTGCCCCAGCTGCTATTTTTACCTCCAACTCCTCTCCGTCCTCAACTGTGAGCTCTCAGAGCTCTCCAAATCACCTGCAGGCTTCGAACATCACCCCAGGACAACCACCACCTTTACACATGCTGGGCAGGCCAG CATGTCCCTGGTTTGTGAATGAAATGGGAGAACCTGTCACTGTGGCCCCACCCCCACCTTACTCTTATGACCCCAATGGCAATGACCTACCTAGAG attgCAAGGTGCTCCAGTACTTTTTCAACTTGGGTGTGCAG GCTTATCAGCAGACCTATTGGCACTCCATGGTGCAATTTCATCAGGTGTACCCACAGCCACCTGGGGAGCCTCAGTTTCACCCTTACCCAGGTCCAGGAGCCTCTGCAAACCCTGACCACACAGTGCCCCACCCATACCCAGATTCTGCCCGTTCATGCCCACCCCCTCAGGGTGAGACACCCAGCAATGGTCAGCACCTCATTGCTA GTGCCACTATGACTGTGGAGTCCCCCACTGTGGTAGCACCAGGCACTACATATTTACCACTGGTTCAAGAGCAGTGCCAGCCATCCCTGCATCCATCCTATGAGCCATATATGCCTGTGCTTTCCACCACCTACCACTACCTTGCACCCTGGACTTCTGGGACCATTCCGAATCCACGCTTTCACCACAACCCATATTGTCCCTCTACCCACACTCATGTGAACTACATCACTACCCCTACCCCCACTGCACACTTTGTAACCCCTGCACAGTTTGTGCCACCTAGTATGTAA
- the alg13 gene encoding putative bifunctional UDP-N-acetylglucosamine transferase and deubiquitinase ALG13 isoform X7, translated as MQKALKKYFVNMDEYLASLGLYRKMMARDASCLFRAVSEQLYFSQNYHHKVRKDCVNFMRANKCTFEPFVEGSFEKYLERLDDPKETVGQVEIKALSLLYRRHFIIYRYPGKSPTEIGEEDYFSKILLCCSNNGHYDIVYPRTYPVNAAICQSLLYEMLYTHVLGIEEEDLHIALDVFRGGGGRRYRNSLSGCSEDAGYDPLEDSAPREEWELGGHNRSEEKAKVGTEDQKPTDGSVRLALPYKVLKALETELYRNVEFDVWHDSRKELQKTDYMVFAGRQYFLGDKCQVRLDPKGKYYNAFIQEVGTHSSAVTVFIEELGEKHLVSLTNLKPVNPVPAWNITPSRKSNSYSNAEQFPGELDPDSCVRRRFLKKSRGKEMLMTMSYGRPQAGLPPRLQPCPGNLGPLRSPGVHSPAPPQASVAYEHYRPHSPRPPRGYSPSSSARFLNRHHFIGPEVAYYASPSKRCYQSFDNYSFKSRRSRRQMQSVNKECQFSFVPESGEEAQDLEESITFYEMEEADENSFTPIAGQAVNGTMVPGPSTYWVPRGPSPVPPGKPPITSSEEDPDDRSTTAGHGEYSEEYIFAAADAGFQRPTVYTAESSANLTIQEGGSRAGSPQEGVATYSYSQQVVVKSAVISSSQPINSAPAAIFTSNSSPSSTVSSQSSPNHLQASNITPGQPPPLHMLGRPACPWFVNEMGEPVTVAPPPPYSYDPNGNDLPRDCKVLQYFFNLGVQAYQQTYWHSMVQFHQVYPQPPGEPQFHPYPGPGASANPDHTVPHPYPDSARSCPPPQGETPSNGATMTVESPTVVAPGTTYLPLVQEQCQPSLHPSYEPYMPVLSTTYHYLAPWTSGTIPNPRFHHNPYCPSTHTHVNYITTPTPTAHFVTPAQFVPPSM; from the exons ATGCAGAAAGCGTTGAAGAAGTATTTCGTGAACATGGACGAGTACCTAGCCAGTCTCGGTTTGTACCGGAAAATGATGGCTCGGGACGCGTCGTGTTTATTCCGAGCTGTTTCTGAGCAG ctttatttctctcagaattacCATCATAAAGTAAGAAAAGACTGCGTCAACTTCATGAGGGCTAATAAATGCACCTTCGAGCCT TTTGTTGAAGGGTCTTTTGAGAAGTATTTGGAGCGTTTGGACGACCCGAAG gaGACTGTGGGGCAAGTGGAGATTAAGGCTTTGTCTCTGCTATACAG GCGGCACTTCATTATTTACAGATACCCTGGGAAGTCACCAACTGAGATTGGAGAGGAGGATTATTTTTCTAAG ATTTTGCTCTGTTGCTCAAATAATGGCCATTATGATATTGTGTACCCAAGGACGTACCCAGTGAATGCCGCAATATGCCAGT CCCTTCTATATGAGATGTTGTACACACATGTTCTGGGCATTGAAGAGGAAGATCTCCATATTGCACTGGATGTGTTCagagggggaggagggaggCGCTACCGAAACAGCCTCTCTGGGTGCAGTGAGGATGCTGGTTATGATCCCCTTGAGGACAGTGCTCCCAg AGAGGAATGGGAGCTAGGTGGTCACAACAGGTCTGAGGAAAAAGCGAAAGTTGGAACTGAAGACCAAAAG CCTACAGATGGCTCTGTAAGGCTTGCTCTTCCATACAAGGTACTGAAGGCCTTAGAGACAGAGTTGTACCGCAATGTGGAGTTTGATGTGTGGCATGACAGCCGCAAAG AACTCCAGAAGACTGATTATATGGTGTTTGCTGGTCGACAGTATTTCTTAGGGGACAAGTGTCAg GTACGTTTGGATCCAAAAGGCAAGTACTACAATGCTTTCATCCAAGAAGTAGGGACTCATTCCAGTGCTGTGACAGTGTTTATTGAAGAGCTGGGGGAAAA ACACTTGGTGTCCTTGACTAATCTGAAACCAGTGAATCCTGTCCCAGCATGGAACATTACACCAAGTAGAAAGAGCAATTCTTATAGCAATGCTGAACAATTTCCAGGAGAACTAG ACCCAGATTCGTGTGTGAGACGCAGATTTCTCAAGAAGTCTCGGGGTAAAGAAATGTTGATGACCATGTCATATGGCCGCCCTCAGGCTGGCCTTCCCCCACGTCTACAGCCTTGTCCAGGGAACCTGGGGCCTTTGCGCAGTCCTGGAGTACACAGCCCTGCTCCGCCCCAAGCAAGTGTGGCCTATGAGCACTATCGACCACACTCCCCAAGACCACCACGTGGATACAGTCCATCCAG CTCGGCACGTTTCCTGAATAGACACCATTTTATTGGACCTGAGGTGGCCTACTATGCCAGCCCTAGTAAACGCTGTTACCAGAGTTTTGACAATTATTCATTCAAGTCACG CAGAAGCAGGCGTCAGATGCAATCTGTAAACAAGGAGTGTCAGTTTAGCTTTGTGCCTGAGTCAGGAGAGGAAGCCCAGGACTTGGAGGAGAGCATCACATTCTATGAGATGGAGGAGGCTGATGAGAATTCTTTCACTCCTATTGCT GGACAAGCTGTGAATGGCACCATGGTTCCTGGCCCTTCTACTTACTGGGTGCCAAGAGGCCCAAGCCCTGTTCCACCAGGCAAACCGCCCATAACCTCATCTGAGGAGGATCCTGATGACAGAAGCACCACTGCAGGGCATG GAGAATACTCGGAGGAGTATATCTTTGCTGCTGCTG ATGCAGGATTTCAGCGTCCAACTGTTTACACTGCTGAGTCTAGTGCCAACCTG ACCATTCAAGAGGGTGGATCACGTGCTGGATCACCACAAGAGGGCGTTGCGACCTATAGCTACTCTCAACAG GTAGTGGTGAAATCGGCAGTCATTTCTTCCTCTCAGCCCATCAACTCTGCCCCAGCTGCTATTTTTACCTCCAACTCCTCTCCGTCCTCAACTGTGAGCTCTCAGAGCTCTCCAAATCACCTGCAGGCTTCGAACATCACCCCAGGACAACCACCACCTTTACACATGCTGGGCAGGCCAG CATGTCCCTGGTTTGTGAATGAAATGGGAGAACCTGTCACTGTGGCCCCACCCCCACCTTACTCTTATGACCCCAATGGCAATGACCTACCTAGAG attgCAAGGTGCTCCAGTACTTTTTCAACTTGGGTGTGCAG GCTTATCAGCAGACCTATTGGCACTCCATGGTGCAATTTCATCAGGTGTACCCACAGCCACCTGGGGAGCCTCAGTTTCACCCTTACCCAGGTCCAGGAGCCTCTGCAAACCCTGACCACACAGTGCCCCACCCATACCCAGATTCTGCCCGTTCATGCCCACCCCCTCAGGGTGAGACACCCAGCAATG GTGCCACTATGACTGTGGAGTCCCCCACTGTGGTAGCACCAGGCACTACATATTTACCACTGGTTCAAGAGCAGTGCCAGCCATCCCTGCATCCATCCTATGAGCCATATATGCCTGTGCTTTCCACCACCTACCACTACCTTGCACCCTGGACTTCTGGGACCATTCCGAATCCACGCTTTCACCACAACCCATATTGTCCCTCTACCCACACTCATGTGAACTACATCACTACCCCTACCCCCACTGCACACTTTGTAACCCCTGCACAGTTTGTGCCACCTAGTATGTAA